The Candidatus Manganitrophaceae bacterium genome contains a region encoding:
- a CDS encoding glutamate synthase subunit beta codes for MGDLKGFLKLRRKGPKRRPVSKRIKDWKEIYLPVLDSTLKDQGARCMDCGIPFCQGGTGCPVQNMIPDWNDLVFRGRWKDALKALHTTNNFPEFTGRLCPAPCESACVLDIIDDPVSIRVIEWNIVDKGFSEGWITPIAPERETGKKIAIIGSGPAGLAAAQQLRRNGHAVTVFEKDDRIGGLLRYGIPEFKMEKAVLDRRLAQMIKEGVIFKTNSNIGKDLSTDRLMQEFDAVCLTIGAMEARDLPIPGRDLNGVHFAMDFLTQQNKRLAGDTIDPIQSITAKDKSVIIIGGGDTGADCLGTSHRQGAKEIYQFELLPKPPPQRSDKTPWPLWPMQLRTSPAHEEGGKREWSVSTLKFTGKNGNVEQLHAVRVEMTKDSKTGRAQFKEISSSTFELQADLVLLAMGFTGPVKEGLLFDLGVELSSRGTVTVDENHMTNIDGVFAAGDVKLGASLIVWAIREGRDAAKGIEHYLQMRPAGRTKSRKIQS; via the coding sequence GTGGGTGATCTAAAAGGCTTCCTAAAACTTCGTCGGAAAGGACCCAAGCGACGGCCCGTTTCGAAACGCATCAAAGACTGGAAAGAAATATACCTCCCGGTTCTTGATAGCACCCTCAAGGACCAGGGCGCGCGATGCATGGATTGCGGAATCCCCTTTTGCCAGGGAGGAACCGGCTGTCCGGTTCAGAACATGATTCCAGACTGGAATGACCTTGTCTTCCGGGGGCGCTGGAAAGACGCGCTGAAGGCCCTTCACACCACCAATAATTTCCCCGAGTTTACCGGGCGGCTTTGCCCTGCCCCCTGTGAATCCGCCTGTGTTCTCGATATTATTGATGACCCTGTTTCCATACGGGTCATCGAATGGAATATTGTAGATAAAGGTTTTTCAGAAGGATGGATCACCCCGATCGCACCTGAACGGGAAACAGGGAAGAAAATTGCCATCATCGGCTCCGGCCCCGCCGGCCTTGCCGCCGCCCAGCAGCTTCGCCGGAACGGCCACGCCGTGACCGTCTTTGAAAAGGACGATCGGATCGGAGGGCTCCTTCGATACGGCATTCCTGAGTTTAAGATGGAGAAGGCCGTTCTCGACCGCCGTCTTGCACAGATGATCAAGGAAGGTGTCATTTTCAAGACCAATTCCAATATTGGAAAGGACCTCTCCACCGACAGGCTTATGCAAGAATTTGACGCGGTCTGTCTTACAATCGGAGCCATGGAAGCGCGCGATCTTCCAATCCCCGGCCGGGATCTGAACGGAGTCCACTTCGCTATGGATTTTTTAACACAGCAGAACAAGCGGCTCGCAGGTGACACCATTGACCCCATCCAAAGCATTACCGCCAAAGACAAAAGTGTAATCATTATCGGTGGTGGAGATACCGGAGCAGACTGCCTTGGGACCTCCCATCGTCAAGGAGCAAAAGAGATTTATCAATTCGAACTCCTCCCGAAACCGCCGCCTCAGAGATCAGACAAAACGCCCTGGCCCCTCTGGCCTATGCAGCTCCGGACCTCCCCTGCCCATGAGGAAGGAGGAAAAAGAGAGTGGTCTGTTTCGACCTTGAAATTCACGGGAAAGAATGGGAACGTTGAGCAGCTCCACGCCGTCCGTGTAGAAATGACAAAAGATAGCAAGACCGGGCGCGCACAATTTAAAGAAATCTCTAGTAGCACATTTGAACTTCAGGCCGACTTGGTTCTTCTCGCTATGGGCTTTACCGGCCCGGTGAAAGAGGGTCTCCTATTCGATCTTGGCGTTGAACTTTCTTCGCGAGGAACAGTCACCGTCGATGAGAACCACATGACCAATATCGACGGCGTCTTCGCAGCAGGAGATGTAAAACTTGGGGCGTCTCTCATTGTCTGGGCCATCCGGGAAGGGCGTGACGCCGCCAAAGGAATTGAACACTATCTTCAGATGCGCCCTGCCGGGCGAACTAAGTCAAGAAAGATCCAGTCGTAA